Proteins encoded together in one Chryseobacterium sp. G0201 window:
- a CDS encoding porin family protein translates to MKKLILGLAVTASSLAFAQTTTATASSSKPVTFGVKGGMNVSSLSKGADLSDSKSKIGFNAGAFANIPVTSSFSIQPEVIYNNLGSKVTREFSSGISGNTYKSDYTRKLGYIAIPVMLQYNVLPNLYLEAGPEFGFLVNVKDKFKSSTNVNVNSTTSKLDKKDFNSFNFGIGVGAGYYLNDNLAITARYTAGITDIYKNNNGGAVRNSVFQIGLILKSDFFNLN, encoded by the coding sequence ATGAAAAAATTAATTTTAGGATTAGCAGTAACTGCAAGTTCATTAGCATTCGCACAAACAACTACAGCTACGGCTTCATCTTCAAAGCCAGTTACATTTGGTGTTAAAGGTGGAATGAACGTTTCTTCTCTTTCAAAAGGGGCGGATCTAAGTGATTCAAAATCTAAGATAGGTTTTAATGCAGGTGCTTTTGCTAATATCCCGGTTACAAGTTCATTCAGTATTCAGCCAGAGGTTATTTATAATAATCTAGGTTCGAAAGTAACTAGAGAATTTTCTTCTGGAATATCAGGAAATACATATAAATCTGATTATACAAGAAAATTAGGATATATAGCAATACCGGTAATGTTGCAATATAATGTTCTTCCAAATCTTTATTTAGAAGCTGGTCCGGAATTCGGATTTTTGGTAAATGTTAAAGATAAATTTAAAAGCTCTACGAACGTAAATGTCAACAGTACAACTAGTAAATTGGACAAGAAAGATTTCAACTCGTTCAATTTTGGTATTGGTGTAGGAGCTGGATATTATTTAAATGATAATTTAGCAATTACAGCAAGATATACAGCTGGTATTACAGATATTTACAAAAATAATAATGGAGGCGCTGTTAGAAACAGTGTATTCCAAATAGGTTTGATCTTAAAGTCTGATTTTTTCAATTTAAACTGA
- the purC gene encoding phosphoribosylaminoimidazolesuccinocarboxamide synthase, translating to MEKKEMLYEGKAKQVFATDNPDQVVVRFKDDATAFNAQKRGSVDLKGEMNNAITTLIFEYLNEKGIKTHFIKQLDEREQLVKKVSIIPLEMVVRNYSAGSMAQRLGVEEGIKSPVTIFDICYKKDELGDPLINDHHAVFLGAATYEELDEMYKLTSEINEILIDLFDKMNIILVDFKIELGKTSDGEIILADEISPDTCRLWDKDTMKKLDKDRFRRDLGEVTEAYVEIYNRLKTLLGK from the coding sequence ATGGAAAAGAAAGAAATGTTGTACGAGGGTAAAGCAAAACAAGTATTTGCAACCGATAATCCGGATCAGGTAGTGGTACGTTTCAAAGACGATGCTACTGCATTCAACGCTCAAAAAAGAGGATCTGTTGATTTGAAGGGGGAAATGAACAATGCCATCACAACTTTGATTTTTGAATATTTAAATGAAAAAGGGATCAAAACTCATTTCATTAAGCAATTGGACGAAAGAGAGCAATTGGTAAAAAAAGTATCTATCATTCCTTTGGAAATGGTTGTAAGAAACTATTCTGCAGGAAGTATGGCTCAAAGATTAGGCGTTGAAGAAGGAATTAAATCTCCGGTTACAATCTTCGATATCTGCTACAAAAAAGACGAATTGGGAGATCCGCTTATCAACGATCATCACGCAGTTTTCTTAGGTGCAGCTACGTATGAAGAGCTTGATGAGATGTATAAATTAACTTCTGAGATCAACGAAATCTTGATCGATCTATTCGACAAAATGAATATTATTCTTGTTGACTTCAAAATCGAATTAGGTAAAACTTCAGACGGTGAGATCATCCTTGCAGACGAAATTTCTCCTGATACTTGCAGACTTTGGGATAAGGATACAATGAAAAAATTAGATAAAGACAGATTCAGAAGAGATCTTGGAGAAGTAACTGAAGCTTACGTTGAGATCTACAACAGATTGAAAACTTTACTAGGTAAGTAA
- a CDS encoding endonuclease translates to MKKLLLPIILFSSYIFAQAPAGYYDGTPGLTGYTLKSKLHDIISTKNVNWHYGDLPNYYNQTDLDKYYDHDATNTSILLDMYSEIPTGADAYEYTSANLISTSGAEGLGYNREHAVPQSTFNSDYPMYSDLHFVIPTDARINQLRNNYPYGVGNSTVHYTFTNSSKIANSAIPNYVYTNRVYEPVNEFKGDIARMLLYFAVRYESKLPSFNYSTNINPAIDRSALDGTAERAFDPAYISMLLQWNTQDPVSQREIDRNNAIFTIQNNRNPFIDNPTWANSIWVQTPDTVVPQAPLNLNSTQSGVYYTNLTWSPSTSADVIGYNIYQNGVFLTTTKSTSIVIDHLTPATSYSFTVRAYDTGYLQSSDSNIATVSTLSTDANSKDLFIVKYIEGTDSNKALEIVNKTGHEVDLNNYSVRVQYYNNTSNSYYFGNSFELEGKIPNNQSFVILNPKSTLSCYTNNDARFLTAGDALTFAGTQYVELAYKSATVDAIGSKFVSNSYGDISLYRKNTVTQPSSSFNIGEWDSYTANYCQNLGTLSASDVILEEKDFKIYPNPANDNIFVSGKTEDVKTAQILDLSGKLIYTEKAPFKNKKNISVQNLSTGTYLLNLDGKGYQFIKK, encoded by the coding sequence ATGAAAAAACTTCTACTTCCTATAATTTTATTTTCATCTTATATTTTTGCTCAGGCTCCGGCAGGATATTATGATGGAACACCGGGACTTACAGGGTACACTCTGAAGTCGAAACTTCACGATATCATATCCACCAAAAATGTCAACTGGCATTATGGTGACCTTCCCAATTATTATAATCAAACGGATCTGGACAAATATTATGACCACGATGCAACCAATACTTCTATATTATTAGATATGTATTCTGAAATTCCGACGGGCGCAGATGCTTATGAGTATACTTCTGCAAACTTAATAAGTACTTCCGGAGCTGAAGGCTTGGGTTATAATAGGGAACATGCGGTTCCGCAAAGCACTTTTAACAGTGATTATCCTATGTATTCTGACTTGCATTTTGTAATTCCTACAGATGCCAGAATCAATCAGTTGCGAAACAATTATCCCTATGGAGTTGGGAATTCTACCGTTCATTACACTTTTACAAACTCTTCTAAAATTGCCAACAGCGCCATCCCTAATTATGTCTATACAAACAGGGTTTATGAGCCTGTTAATGAATTTAAAGGAGATATTGCAAGAATGCTGCTGTATTTTGCAGTAAGGTATGAAAGTAAATTACCTTCATTTAATTACTCAACAAATATTAATCCGGCAATAGACCGCTCAGCTTTAGACGGAACCGCAGAACGCGCTTTTGATCCGGCTTATATTTCAATGCTGCTTCAATGGAATACTCAAGATCCTGTATCTCAAAGAGAAATAGACAGAAATAACGCCATCTTTACTATTCAGAATAACAGAAATCCTTTTATTGATAATCCCACCTGGGCAAATTCAATTTGGGTGCAGACTCCTGACACTGTTGTACCGCAAGCTCCTTTAAACTTAAATTCGACTCAATCCGGAGTCTACTACACCAATTTAACATGGTCGCCAAGTACAAGTGCCGATGTTATCGGATATAATATTTATCAGAACGGAGTTTTCTTAACAACCACAAAATCCACATCAATAGTTATCGATCATTTGACTCCTGCTACTTCATATTCATTTACGGTACGGGCTTATGATACAGGTTATCTGCAATCTTCTGACAGTAATATCGCTACAGTATCTACTTTATCTACAGATGCAAATTCGAAGGATCTTTTTATCGTTAAATACATTGAAGGAACTGATAGCAACAAAGCCCTGGAGATTGTAAACAAAACCGGGCATGAAGTAGATTTAAACAATTACAGTGTAAGAGTACAATATTACAACAACACCAGTAATTCTTATTATTTTGGAAATAGTTTTGAACTCGAAGGAAAAATACCCAACAACCAAAGTTTTGTTATTCTAAATCCAAAATCTACATTATCATGTTACACAAATAATGATGCAAGATTTCTCACTGCAGGTGATGCTCTAACTTTTGCAGGAACTCAATATGTTGAATTGGCTTATAAGTCAGCAACTGTTGATGCTATAGGAAGCAAATTTGTTAGTAATTCATATGGAGATATCTCTCTTTACAGAAAAAATACTGTTACACAGCCCAGTTCATCATTTAATATTGGCGAATGGGATTCATATACAGCCAATTATTGTCAAAATTTAGGAACACTTTCTGCTTCTGATGTGATTTTGGAGGAAAAAGACTTTAAGATTTATCCAAATCCGGCTAATGACAATATTTTTGTGAGCGGAAAAACTGAAGACGTGAAAACGGCTCAGATTTTAGATTTATCAGGGAAATTGATATATACAGAAAAAGCTCCATTTAAAAATAAGAAAAATATTTCTGTACAAAATCTGTCAACAGGAACCTATCTATTAAACCTTGATGGCAAAGGATATCAGTTTATTAAGAAGTAA
- a CDS encoding porin family protein, producing the protein MKKLILGLAITVSTIAFAQKTASKSPVTFGLKAGMNISSISKDGGLENQGSKIGFNAGAFANIPVAASFSIQPELLYSQYGDKYDQKVLGKTLSFGRHLDYIAIPVMVQYTALPNLYLEAGPEFGFLVSAKNKAKNESSNEVIAQSGNYKDQLSGFNLGLGIGAGYYFTPNIGVTARYVAGLTDIAKNKVSGTDAIKNNVFQVGLAYKF; encoded by the coding sequence ATGAAAAAATTAATTTTAGGATTAGCAATTACAGTAAGTACAATTGCATTCGCTCAAAAGACAGCTTCAAAATCTCCAGTTACATTTGGTTTAAAAGCTGGGATGAATATATCTTCAATTTCAAAAGATGGAGGATTGGAAAATCAGGGATCAAAAATAGGTTTTAATGCAGGTGCATTTGCCAATATTCCTGTGGCTGCTTCATTCAGTATTCAGCCTGAACTTTTGTATTCTCAATATGGAGACAAGTATGATCAGAAAGTTCTTGGGAAGACGCTTTCTTTTGGAAGACATTTGGATTATATAGCAATACCGGTAATGGTGCAATATACTGCTCTTCCGAATCTTTATTTAGAAGCTGGCCCTGAGTTTGGGTTCTTAGTAAGTGCTAAAAATAAAGCAAAAAATGAAAGCAGTAATGAGGTAATTGCACAATCCGGGAACTATAAAGATCAGTTAAGTGGTTTTAACTTAGGTCTAGGAATTGGAGCGGGATATTATTTTACACCTAACATAGGAGTTACAGCAAGATATGTAGCTGGTCTTACAGATATTGCTAAAAATAAAGTTAGTGGAACTGATGCAATTAAAAATAATGTTTTCCAAGTAGGTTTAGCATATAAGTTTTAA
- the purF gene encoding amidophosphoribosyltransferase — MKSLDIHKSEYLKQFETQTYGRNLFRTQEEERLDAPNEECGIFGMYSDNDLDTFSLSQFGLFALQHRGQEACGISVLKEGKITNMKDEGLVLDVYKEIQDPETFMGNSAIGHTRYTTAGDKKKYNFQPFFAKNEYDQIILSIAHNGNLTNARELKTELEAEGVVFRATSDSEVILRLIQKNLDLGLRGAIKATMEKIEGAYSVVGMTRNKFFAFRDFNGIRPLVLGAVDEKTYVVASESVALDAVGAQYVRDILPGEIIYTNENEPGKLNSYMVNEERGKQRICSFEYIYFARPDSTLENINVYEIREKSGEKIWEQAPVEADIVIGVPDSGVPAAIGFSKASGIPFRPVLIKNRYIGRSFIVPTQEMRERVVNLKLNPIISEIKGKRVVIIDDSIVRGTTSKRLVKILKEAGVKEIHFRSVSPPIIAPCYLGIDTPSKDDLISANMTTEELRVYLGVDSLEFLSTDNLKEILGSSNHCFGCFTEEYPVAKGEEIELFN, encoded by the coding sequence ATGAAAAGTTTAGACATTCATAAAAGTGAATATTTAAAACAGTTTGAAACTCAAACTTACGGAAGAAATCTTTTCAGAACTCAGGAAGAAGAAAGACTTGATGCTCCGAACGAGGAGTGCGGTATCTTCGGAATGTATTCTGATAATGATCTCGATACGTTTTCTCTTTCACAGTTCGGGCTTTTTGCTTTACAGCACAGAGGCCAGGAAGCTTGTGGTATTTCCGTTCTTAAAGAAGGGAAAATCACCAATATGAAAGATGAAGGTTTGGTTTTGGATGTTTATAAAGAGATCCAGGATCCTGAAACTTTTATGGGAAATTCTGCAATCGGGCACACTCGTTACACGACGGCAGGAGACAAAAAGAAATATAATTTTCAGCCATTTTTCGCGAAAAATGAATATGATCAGATTATACTTTCTATCGCTCACAACGGTAACTTAACCAATGCGAGAGAATTAAAAACAGAATTGGAAGCTGAAGGCGTTGTTTTCAGAGCAACTTCGGATTCTGAGGTTATTTTAAGATTAATTCAAAAAAATCTTGATTTAGGACTTCGTGGTGCTATCAAAGCTACCATGGAAAAAATAGAAGGTGCGTATTCGGTTGTTGGAATGACGAGAAATAAATTCTTTGCATTCAGAGATTTCAACGGGATCAGACCTTTAGTTTTAGGTGCAGTAGACGAAAAAACATATGTTGTTGCTTCAGAATCTGTAGCTTTAGACGCGGTTGGCGCTCAATATGTACGTGATATTTTACCTGGAGAGATCATTTATACCAATGAAAACGAGCCTGGAAAATTAAACTCTTACATGGTGAATGAAGAGAGAGGAAAGCAGAGAATCTGTTCTTTTGAATACATTTATTTTGCAAGACCTGACTCTACTTTAGAGAACATCAACGTTTACGAAATCAGAGAAAAATCTGGTGAAAAGATCTGGGAACAGGCTCCTGTAGAAGCTGATATCGTAATTGGAGTTCCTGATTCTGGAGTTCCGGCAGCGATTGGTTTTTCAAAAGCTTCGGGAATACCTTTCCGTCCGGTTTTAATTAAAAACAGATATATCGGAAGAAGTTTCATCGTACCTACTCAGGAAATGAGAGAAAGGGTAGTGAACCTTAAATTGAACCCTATTATTTCTGAAATTAAAGGTAAAAGAGTAGTGATTATCGATGATTCAATCGTCCGTGGAACAACTTCTAAGAGATTGGTTAAGATTTTAAAAGAAGCTGGTGTTAAGGAAATTCACTTCAGAAGTGTTTCTCCGCCAATTATTGCACCTTGTTATTTAGGAATTGATACCCCTTCAAAAGACGATTTGATCTCTGCCAATATGACGACGGAGGAACTTAGAGTTTATTTAGGAGTTGATTCTTTAGAGTTTTTAAGTACAGATAACCTGAAAGAAATCTTAGGATCTTCCAACCACTGCTTCGGATGTTTTACAGAAGAATATCCTGTAGCGAAAGGAGAAGAAATAGAATTATTTAATTAA
- a CDS encoding porin family protein: protein MKKLILGLAVTASSLAFAQTTTATASSSNPVTFGVKGGMNVSSLSKNEGLDDTKSKIGFNAGVFANIPIASSFSIQPEVIYNDLGAKSTRNYTVLGNNYKDEYSTNLGYISVPVMFQYNALPNLYLEAGPEFGFLVSAKDKFKSSTNGSNNVSSTTTLDKDDFQTFNFGIGIGAGYYFTDNLGITARYTAGVTDIFKNNNGDAVRNNVFQVGLAYKFK, encoded by the coding sequence ATGAAAAAGTTAATTTTAGGATTAGCAGTAACTGCAAGTTCACTAGCATTCGCACAAACGACTACAGCTACAGCTTCATCTTCAAACCCAGTTACATTTGGTGTTAAAGGTGGAATGAACGTTTCTTCTCTATCTAAAAATGAAGGATTGGACGACACAAAATCAAAAATAGGTTTTAACGCAGGTGTATTTGCTAATATTCCAATTGCAAGTTCTTTCAGCATTCAGCCAGAGGTTATTTATAATGATCTGGGAGCAAAATCGACAAGAAACTATACTGTTTTAGGAAATAACTATAAAGATGAGTATTCTACAAATTTAGGATATATCTCAGTTCCAGTTATGTTCCAGTATAATGCTCTTCCAAATCTTTATTTAGAAGCAGGTCCGGAATTCGGATTTTTAGTAAGCGCTAAAGATAAATTCAAAAGCTCTACTAACGGAAGCAATAATGTTTCTTCTACAACTACATTAGATAAAGATGATTTCCAAACGTTTAACTTTGGTATCGGTATTGGTGCAGGTTATTATTTCACAGATAATTTAGGAATCACTGCAAGATATACTGCTGGTGTAACTGATATTTTCAAAAATAATAATGGAGATGCTGTGAGAAACAACGTATTCCAAGTAGGATTGGCTTATAAATTCAAATAA
- a CDS encoding porin family protein, with product MKKLFLGLAVAASSLVFAQEKAKSTSPVAFGVKAGLNVSTISGGDSKGKAGFYGGLFANIPVASSFSVQPEVLYNGVGAKADGLEDLKVNLSYISVPVMFQYNATPEFYLEAGPQFSFLVDSKFKYQSASVDANDYIKSFDFGIGIGAGYFFTPNIGVNARYVAGVTDIGKEVAGAQPEGKNNVFQVGLAYKF from the coding sequence ATGAAAAAATTATTCTTAGGATTAGCAGTTGCTGCAAGTTCATTAGTATTTGCTCAAGAGAAAGCTAAATCTACTTCTCCGGTTGCATTCGGTGTAAAAGCTGGTTTAAATGTTTCTACAATTTCAGGAGGTGATTCAAAAGGTAAAGCAGGATTTTATGGCGGTCTTTTCGCAAACATTCCTGTAGCATCAAGCTTCAGTGTTCAGCCGGAAGTTCTATACAATGGTGTAGGTGCTAAGGCAGACGGACTTGAAGATTTAAAAGTAAACTTAAGTTATATCTCAGTTCCTGTGATGTTCCAGTATAATGCAACTCCGGAATTTTATCTTGAAGCTGGTCCACAGTTCAGTTTCTTAGTAGATTCTAAATTCAAATATCAGTCTGCATCAGTAGATGCTAATGACTATATCAAAAGTTTTGACTTTGGTATTGGTATTGGAGCTGGATATTTCTTCACGCCTAACATCGGTGTTAATGCAAGATATGTTGCAGGTGTTACAGATATAGGTAAAGAAGTTGCAGGTGCGCAGCCAGAAGGAAAAAACAATGTTTTCCAGGTAGGTCTTGCATATAAGTTCTAA
- a CDS encoding DUF3307 domain-containing protein — MIFTKLILAHLLGDFILQPNSWVADKESKKLKSKYLYLHVLIHTVLSFVFLWDLQLWWIAVLVGVSHFIIDAAKLTFQTIKNKKNWFFIDQALHILVIAGISFYFNEFNFEFLKDQNTLKILMAALFLTTPASIFIKILLSSWTPVPETVSNIQTESLSSAGKYIGILERLLVFTFIMVNHWEGVGFMVAAKSVFRFSDLAQAKQRKLTEYVLIGTLLSFGMAVLTGILIK; from the coding sequence ATGATCTTTACTAAACTCATATTGGCACATTTACTTGGAGACTTTATTCTCCAGCCAAATTCATGGGTAGCTGATAAAGAGAGCAAAAAACTGAAGAGCAAATATTTGTATCTTCACGTTCTGATTCACACTGTTTTAAGTTTTGTTTTTCTTTGGGATCTACAACTTTGGTGGATAGCGGTTTTGGTGGGAGTTTCACATTTTATTATTGATGCCGCAAAGTTGACTTTTCAAACGATTAAGAATAAAAAGAATTGGTTTTTTATTGATCAAGCCCTTCATATTTTAGTAATTGCAGGAATATCTTTTTATTTTAATGAATTTAATTTTGAATTTTTAAAAGATCAAAACACTTTAAAAATATTGATGGCAGCTCTGTTTTTAACGACACCTGCTTCTATTTTTATTAAAATATTATTGTCTTCATGGACGCCCGTTCCGGAGACAGTAAGTAATATACAAACCGAATCTTTATCAAGTGCAGGAAAATATATCGGGATTTTAGAACGTTTATTGGTTTTCACTTTTATTATGGTGAATCACTGGGAAGGCGTAGGTTTTATGGTGGCTGCAAAATCTGTTTTCAGGTTCAGCGATCTTGCACAGGCCAAACAAAGGAAATTGACTGAATATGTATTGATAGGTACATTACTGAGCTTTGGAATGGCAGTTTTAACAGGAATTTTAATTAAGTAA
- a CDS encoding porin family protein, which produces MKKLFLGLAVVAGSLAFAQETKTTPTVTTVNNDKEPIRFGIKAGGNAASFNNQDVSLNNQKLGFHAGVLVNIPLSKKFAIQPEVLYNQLGSKSVVYSNEVTTGATTVKTKEDYSATLNYVSVPLMLQMRPTEKFYIEAGPEFSYFINGKNKGEKRTESTTAGVTTTTSSSVSEDIEKDDIKKFNVGLGLGLGYDFTHNFGINARYVNSLTNIDANPSKGMDALTNRVFQLGLNYKF; this is translated from the coding sequence ATGAAAAAGTTATTTCTAGGACTAGCAGTAGTCGCTGGTTCACTAGCATTTGCTCAAGAAACAAAAACTACTCCTACAGTAACTACTGTGAATAATGATAAAGAACCAATCAGATTTGGTATTAAAGCAGGTGGTAACGCAGCTTCTTTCAACAATCAGGATGTGAGTTTGAATAATCAAAAATTAGGATTCCATGCGGGTGTACTTGTAAATATTCCATTATCTAAAAAATTTGCAATTCAGCCGGAAGTATTATATAATCAATTAGGTTCAAAAAGTGTAGTTTATTCTAATGAAGTTACTACAGGGGCAACTACTGTAAAAACAAAAGAAGACTATTCAGCAACATTGAATTATGTTTCAGTACCATTAATGCTTCAGATGAGACCTACGGAAAAATTCTATATTGAAGCAGGTCCGGAATTCAGCTATTTTATTAATGGTAAAAACAAAGGTGAAAAAAGAACTGAATCTACCACTGCCGGTGTTACAACTACTACAAGCTCATCAGTATCTGAAGATATTGAAAAAGACGATATCAAGAAATTTAATGTTGGTTTAGGTCTTGGTTTAGGGTATGATTTCACTCATAACTTCGGAATCAATGCAAGATATGTAAACAGCTTGACAAACATTGATGCCAATCCTTCTAAAGGAATGGATGCTTTAACGAACAGAGTTTTCCAATTAGGATTAAACTACAAATTCTAG
- a CDS encoding porin family protein, with the protein MKKLILGLAITVSTVAFAQKTASKSPVTFGVKAGMNVSSISTTSEVDIKSKIGFNAGAFANIPLSSKFSIQPEILYSGLGAKSKNSNEYTIDNSTTKIKETYTTSLNYLSVPVMVQYNLLPNLYVEAGPEFGFLLGGKNKGDLSVTTTSGSNTNTVNNSYSEKINKKNYNGFNVGLGIGAGYYFTPNFGVSARYVAGVTELTKSLGNNTDSNYNNVFQVGLMYKFK; encoded by the coding sequence ATGAAAAAATTAATTTTAGGATTAGCAATTACAGTAAGTACAGTTGCATTCGCTCAAAAGACAGCTTCAAAATCTCCAGTTACATTTGGTGTAAAAGCTGGGATGAATGTATCTTCAATTTCTACAACATCTGAAGTTGATATAAAATCTAAAATAGGTTTTAATGCAGGTGCATTTGCTAATATTCCACTTTCAAGCAAATTCAGCATTCAGCCTGAAATATTATATAGCGGTTTAGGTGCTAAATCAAAAAATAGTAATGAATACACTATAGATAATTCTACAACCAAAATAAAAGAAACGTATACTACTTCATTAAATTATTTAAGTGTACCGGTAATGGTTCAGTACAATTTACTCCCTAACTTATACGTAGAAGCAGGTCCTGAATTTGGTTTTTTACTAGGAGGAAAAAACAAGGGTGATTTATCAGTAACTACTACATCCGGAAGTAATACAAATACAGTAAATAATAGTTATTCTGAAAAAATTAATAAGAAAAATTATAATGGTTTTAATGTTGGTCTTGGTATCGGTGCAGGATATTATTTTACGCCTAATTTTGGGGTAAGTGCCAGATATGTAGCTGGTGTCACTGAACTTACTAAATCCTTAGGTAATAATACAGATTCCAATTACAATAATGTATTTCAAGTTGGGTTAATGTATAAATTTAAATAA
- a CDS encoding SatD family protein, which produces MIAVLTGDIINSQHADTEVWITKLKNLLENWGSSSLVWEIYRGDEFQFKCNIDDAFWRFLAIKSLIKSQENLDVRIAIGIGEENFSSEKITESNGTAYVNSGRLLNDLKSDGHTVAIKTSNDNVDRDLNILLKWSSKDFDNWTMATSEIIHEMIMNTDITQEDLAKKFAISQSSISQRLKRANYELIVETNQYFRKKISEL; this is translated from the coding sequence ATGATAGCGGTCCTTACGGGTGATATTATAAATTCGCAACACGCAGACACAGAAGTTTGGATTACCAAGCTAAAGAATCTTCTGGAAAATTGGGGAAGCTCTTCCCTTGTATGGGAAATCTACAGAGGAGACGAGTTTCAGTTTAAGTGCAACATTGATGATGCATTTTGGCGTTTTCTAGCCATAAAATCTCTTATAAAAAGTCAGGAAAATTTAGATGTAAGAATAGCCATTGGTATTGGTGAGGAGAATTTTTCGTCCGAAAAAATCACAGAATCCAACGGAACAGCTTATGTAAACTCCGGAAGATTATTGAATGATCTAAAAAGTGATGGCCACACCGTTGCCATCAAAACTTCCAATGACAATGTAGACAGAGATCTTAATATTTTGTTGAAATGGTCTTCCAAAGACTTCGATAACTGGACGATGGCGACTTCTGAAATCATTCACGAAATGATTATGAATACCGACATCACTCAGGAAGATCTGGCAAAAAAATTCGCGATCTCACAATCGTCTATAAGCCAGCGACTGAAACGCGCAAACTACGAACTTATCGTAGAAACCAATCAATATTTTAGAAAGAAAATCTCAGAACTGTAA
- the aroB gene encoding 3-dehydroquinate synthase produces the protein MITILNDNFSQLNDFLHEKSFSKIFILVDENTHEYCLPVLLGNMETDLGFEILEIEAGEEMKNIQTANQLWEILTEMKADRKALVINLGGGVITDMGGFVASTYKRGVQFINIPTTLLSMCDASIGGKTGIDLMHYKNMVGTFTFPEQIFVYPKFLETLPFKQLRSGFAEMLKHGLIADKKHWDNLIQIHKLDIEGIIPHIQTSMDIKQDVVEKDFNEQNLRKTLNFGHTIGHAIESLCLEQGNPILHGEAVAMGMISEAHLSYLEGLISEEDSKIIIENVQRYYPYLDISDFKDEDIFSLLLNDKKNADSKINFSLVSGIGECTYDYQCKQKNIAESLKFYRQLDSI, from the coding sequence ATGATAACAATATTAAACGATAATTTTTCTCAATTAAACGACTTTTTACACGAAAAATCATTCAGCAAAATCTTTATTTTAGTTGATGAAAATACACATGAATATTGCCTTCCTGTTCTTTTAGGAAATATGGAGACCGACCTTGGATTCGAAATTCTGGAGATTGAAGCGGGTGAAGAAATGAAAAATATTCAGACTGCCAACCAGCTTTGGGAAATTCTTACAGAAATGAAAGCCGACAGAAAAGCCCTTGTCATCAACCTTGGAGGCGGTGTTATTACCGATATGGGTGGCTTTGTAGCTTCTACATATAAGAGAGGAGTTCAATTCATTAATATTCCTACTACCCTTTTATCAATGTGTGACGCTTCTATTGGCGGGAAAACAGGGATCGATCTGATGCATTATAAGAATATGGTAGGAACCTTCACTTTTCCTGAACAGATTTTTGTGTATCCTAAATTCTTAGAAACCCTTCCTTTTAAACAATTAAGAAGTGGTTTTGCCGAAATGCTGAAACACGGACTAATTGCAGATAAAAAACATTGGGACAATCTTATTCAGATCCATAAATTAGATATAGAAGGAATTATTCCGCATATTCAAACATCAATGGATATTAAACAAGATGTTGTAGAAAAGGATTTTAATGAGCAAAACCTCAGAAAAACACTGAATTTCGGTCATACCATCGGTCATGCCATTGAAAGTTTGTGTCTGGAACAGGGAAATCCTATTTTACACGGTGAAGCGGTAGCGATGGGAATGATCTCTGAAGCGCACCTCTCCTATCTCGAAGGTTTGATCTCTGAGGAAGATTCTAAAATTATTATTGAAAATGTTCAGAGATACTATCCTTATTTAGATATCAGTGATTTTAAAGATGAAGACATTTTCTCTTTATTATTGAATGATAAAAAGAATGCTGACAGCAAAATTAACTTCTCATTAGTTTCAGGAATTGGGGAATGTACCTATGATTATCAATGTAAACAGAAAAATATTGCTGAATCATTGAAATTTTACAGACAATTGGACAGTATTTAA